CAAAAGAATTTCGTATTTGTCACAGATGCGTTGAATTTCGGGCCAGTAGCTGTCTGGCGGGATAATTACACCACCAGCGCCTTGGATAGGCTCAGCGATAAACGCAGCGACATTCTCTTCACCAAGTTCAAGGATCTTCGCTTCAAGCTGACGTGCGCGTTCCAAGCCAAACTCATTCGCATCCATACCCTGACCTTCACCGAAGTGATATGGTTGGTCGATATGAGTAATGTTTGGCAATGGCAAACCACCTTGCGCATGCATAAACGCCATGCCACCCAAGCTTGCGCCCGCCATAGTACTGCCGTGGTAGGCATTCTTACGGCTAATGATGGTTTGTTTGTTTGGCTTACCTAGGCTTGTCCAGTAATGACGAACCATGCGAACCACAGTGTCGTTACACTCAGAGCCCGACCCAGTAAAGAACACATGGTTCATGCCCTCAGGAGCTACTTCAGCAAGCAGCGTCGAAAGCTCAACAGCAGGTGGATGCGTAGTCTGGAAAAACAGATTGTAATAAGGCAACTCCTTTAGCTGGTTAGTCGCCGCTTCAATAAGAGGCTCACAATTGTAGCCCATATTCACGCACCAAAGACCCGCCATTCCATCTAAGATTTTATTATCGTGCTCATCATAGATGTAGATGCCTTCTGCACGAGTAATCACACGTGAGCCTTTGTCGTTTAGTGCTTTGAAGTTAGTAAATGGATGGAGACAGTGTGCGCTGTCTTGCTCTATCCATTTTGATCCGTTTTGTACTGACATAAATTAATTTCCATTTCCTGCTGTTTAATTGATGCTCTTTTCGATAGCGTTGCCTTAGTTACACGTTTAAAAGTAAGAATTCTCGCTCCCAAGAACTGATGACTTGGAAGAAGGTTTTGTACTCCTTGCGTTTGATTGCCACATAAGCCGATACAAATCGATCGCCTAGGATTTCGCGTAATTCATCGCTGTTCTCTAGCAGAACCAATGCATCCTCTAGATTATGAGGAAGCGAGTATGGTTCAGTCGTCATGTCGCCTGTGCTCTTCTCCGTTGGCGTGAGTTTTTCTTTCATGCCAAGGTAGCCACACGCTAAGGTCAAAGCCATCGCCAGATATGGGTTAGCATCTGCGCCCGCGTAGCGGTTTTCTAAACGTCTTGAATCGCGGTCAGATACTGGAACACGAAGACCAACAGTGCGGTTGTCTTCACCCCAAGCGACGTTAGTTGGCGCTGAATCACCAAACACCAAACGGCGGTACGAGTTCACGTTTGGAGCAAAGAACGCGATCGCTGCTGGCGTGTATTTCTGCATGCCACCGATGTAGTTCATGAACAGTTCGCTGTTTGAGCCATCTTCGTTGGCGAATAGGTTTTTACCTTTGTCATCAACTAGGCTTTGGTGAATGTGCATGGCACTGCCGGGCTCATCTTCCATCGGTTTTGCCATAAAGGTCGCGTACACATCGTGTCGTAGCGCTGCTTCACGTACCGTGCGTTTGAATAGGAAAACCTGGTCTGCTCGGTCTAGTGGCTCGCCGTGGTCAAAATTAAGCTCCATCTGGGCTGCGCCAGACTCATGGACTAGAGTGTCTACATCCAAACCCTGCGCTTCGCAGTAGTCGTACATGTCTTCGAAAATAGGATCGAACTCGTTAACCGCATCGATACTGAATGACTGTCTTGCTGTTTCTGGGCGACCATTGCGACCAATTGGTGGCTCAAGTGGGTAGTCCCAATCAAGGTTTTTCTGAACGAGGAAAAACTCCAGCTCTGGCGCGACAACTGGGTGCCAGCCTTCTTTCTCGTAAAGACTCAACACACGGCGTAACACAGCACGTGGTGAGATATCGACTGGGTTACCCTCTACGGTGTAGCAGTCGTGGATCACTTGCGCCGTGGGCTCTTTGGTCCAAGGTACAAATCGAATTGTGTTTTGGTCGGGCTCCAGAGTCATGTCCTTCTCGGTCAGGTCGATCATACTTTCATCGTCTGGCCAATCGCCGGTCACGGTCTGGAAAAAAACCACTTCGGGAAGACGCATGCCCCCTTCTCGAAGGAATTTTTTCGCTGGCATAATTTTGCCTCGAGCGTTGCCCGTGATATCCGGGATCAAACACTCAACTTCAGTAATACGGTTCTCTTCTATCCATTTCCTAATCGTTTCCATAAATCCTTCTTTTCGTTACTCGCTCAACGAATTTATCAATAAGCTCCCATTTAGCATTGGCACCGACCTGTATAAATGTCAAACAAAGATGTTAATTATTTTGCAACTTTTGAGATGACGATTAACATTTTAGATACATTAGTGTTGTGTTTTACTGAACATTGTGTCTATGGTTAAAAAGCAGCCAACAAGGTTGAGCTCAATTTAGGGCTTGATATATAAGGAATCGTTGGGAAAAGTGGAGGAGCCACAGTGGGAACGAGTCAACTTGCGAGTAGCGCAGACAACATCGAACCAATTCAACTTGGTCACGAAAAGCTTACAATTGAACGATTTATTGAACAGCATCCAGACGTCACCAGCTTGGATTTGATCCTGTTCGATATGAACGGTGTTGTTCGTGGCAAGCGTGTCCCCATCACCCAACTCAACAAAGTTTTGGAACAAGGTATTTGTCTACCCGCTTCGGTATTCGCCCTGGATATTTGTGGCGAGACGGTAGAAGAAACCGGACTGGGTTTTGAAAAAGGCGACGGTGATAGGATCTGCCGAATGGTGGCAAGCTCACTCACTACCACGCCGTGGCAAGAGAACAGCGCGCAAGCGATTGTGACTATGTTTGAACCAACCTCAAATCAACCATTTTTTGCCGATCCAAGACACGTACTCGAAGTTCAGCTAGAAAAATTTGCCAGTAAAGGACTCAAACCTTGCATCGCAGTTGAGCTTGAGTTCTATCTACAAGACCTTGAACCCGACGAAGCAGGCAACCCACAACCACCATTGATGCCAATCAGTGGTGAACGCATGACACAAACTCAAGTCTATTCCCTAGAAGAGCTCGACGAGTTCAAAGCCTTCCTCGATGAGATCATCAGCGCCTGTGAAGAGCAAAATATCCCAGCTGAGAACATCACAGCCGAATATGCCCCTGGGCAGTTCGAGGTTAACCTAAAGCATACTGATGATGTTCTACTCGCTTGTGACCAAGCCATGCTGTTAAAGCGCGTGGTTCGAGCGGTCGCCAAAAAACACGGCTTCTACGCCAACTTTATGGCCAAACCTTACACCGAATACGCAGGCAACGGCTGTCACGTGCATATCAGTTTGCGAGATGAAACAGGAACCAATGTCTTTGGTGAAGATGAGAGCGTTCTTCTCAATGCGATTGCGGGCGTACTAGCACACCTTGAAGATAGTATGGCGATCTTCGCGCCTAACGCTAACTCTTATCGAAGGCTACAGCCTAATATGTTCGTGCCGTTGCACGCGACTTGGGGCTGGGATAATCGAACCGTAGCGGTTCGAGTACCTGCAAGTGGTCAATCAGACAAACGTATCGAGCATCGACTCTCTGGTGCCGACGTAAACCCCTACCTCACTGTCGCAGTGTTGCTCGCGTCTATTCTCGACGGCATCGAAAACAAACTCACTCCACCAGAGCCAATTGAAGGCGATGCAACATTGCTCGAGCTCCCAATGCTGCCTATCTCTTGGGATATGTCACTGCATGAGTTTGCCAACAGCCAGTTTATGAAACGTAGCTTTGGTGAGGAGTTCTGTAAGGTTTACCTCGCAAACAAAAAACATGAGCAAGCTCGCTTCTCGGCGCAAGTCTCGCCATTAGAATATCAGTGGTACAAGTAAAGTAAGGATACAAAATGAAAGTGAAGCACACAGACTCTTATTACGCGGCATCGCGAAATCAGCAATTCGATTTTCCTAAACTGATGGGAGATCATGTTGCCGACGTCTGTGTTATTGGCTCCGGCATCACCGGAGCCACCGCCGCACTCGAACTTGCCAACAAAGGCTTTAAAGTAATTGTCCTTGAAGCCAATCGTGTTGGCTGGGGCGCTTCTGGAAGAAGTGGTGGTCAAGCCATCTTTGGTTGGGCATCCGAGCAAGACACCTTAGAAAAGCTGGTCGGCAAATCCGATGCAAGAAAGCTCTGGGACATTTCCGTTGAAGCGTTAGCGCTGACCAAATCCAACATCAACAAGTACAACATTGATTGTGATTGGCGAGATGGCATGGTGCATGTCGGTGTTAAGCCTCGCCACGATAAAGAGCTTAAAGCTTGGTATGACGATCTCACCGAAAACTACGGCTATGAATCGCTCGAGATGTGGGATCAAGAAAAGACGCATCACCACATCGCAAGCCAAAAATACACATCTGGTATGTTCGATAGCAACAGCGGCCATCTGCATCCACTCAATTACACGCTTGGCTTGGTAAACGCTGCCAAACAGGCTGGCGCAGAGTTTTATGAAGAAAGTGCAGTGACCAAAATCGAGCATGGTGACCCAGCTACCCTATTTACTAAAAACGGCACAGTGAAGGCGAATCACGTCATCCTCGCTTGTAACGCCTATATGGATGGTTTAGAGACCAAGTTAGAGAACAAAGTGATGCCTGTTGGCACCTATATTTGTGCCACCGAGCCTTTGGGTGAAGACGTTACTGGCGCTTTAATGAAAGATCATATCGCCGCTTGTGACATCAACTTTGTCTTAGATTACTTCCGCTGCTCCGGCGATCACAGGATGCTATTTGGCGGACGAGTCAGCTACTCTGGCGTGGCACCGTTTAATCTCGAAAAAGCGATGCGTGGACGCATGGTGGATATATTCCCTCAACTCTCAGATGCAAAAATCGATTATGCCTGGGGCGGGAATGTCGCCATCACCATGAACCGCGCGCCCCACTTTGGGCGTCTAAAACCCAATGTCTACTTTGCACAAGGTTTTTCCGGTCACGGCATTGCGGCAACGGGGATGGCAGGTACACTAATGGCAGAGTGCGTTGCCACAACGGCAGAGCGCTTCGCGATTTTTGATAAGATCCCGCATATGCCGTTCCCGGGAGGAAGATTGTTTAAGACTCCAGCATTGGTGTTGGCGATGTCCTACTATCGAGTAAGAGACATTCTTTAGAATATTTTAAAACTAGAGCCAACAACAAAGTTGTTGGCTCGTTTCATGTTCTCCCCCTAGAACACAGCTCGCAACTGCGTTAGCTGCCAAACTCAACATAGGGGGAGCTAGAGGGGGTAACTAACACCTAACTGCTTTTTGACCCTACAAATTCCTTTTCACCGCCTTTATTATCAACACGCGTCACCAACAACTGATCCACTTTATAATCATCAATATCAACTACCTCAAACTTATACCCTGAGAAAACCACAGAATCAGTACGACGAGGAATTTTCTTCAACATAAACATCATAAAACCAGCGATGGTTTCATAGTTTTGCGAATGCGGCAGTTCATCAATTTGCAGTGTGCGCATAACATCCGTAATAGGCGTGACACCATCGACTAACCAAGAATGCTCATCACGGGCGACTATCTGCTCCTCGCCTTCTGCTAACACCCAACTACCCATTGCTGCGCTTTGTAAGTCATTAAACGTTACAACGCCAAGCACTAGCGCGTATTCGTTCATCACAACGGCGAAATCTACGCGGTTAGATTTGAAATACTCTAGCGCTTCGGACAAGCTTAATGTATCGGGAATGATCGGGCAGCTTTGCACCACACTGCTGCTTTTCAAATCCAACGTCTGTTCATTAATAAGGCGAATCAACAGCTCGGTTGAGTTAACAAATCCTTTGATCGCATCAAGCTGCCCGTCACACACTAAGAACTTGTGATGAGGGTTGTCAGCTATTTTGCGTTTGAGCATCGATTCATCATCACTAAGTGAGAGAAAAGCGATGTCTTCGCGTGGCGTCATGGCAGAAGTAATCGGGATAGATTGCATCTGAAATACGCTTTCCATCATTTGTTGCTCGTTGGTATCCAATACGCCCGCTTCGGCGCCTGCATCCATAACCGCATAAATATCATCACTAGTGATGTCATCATCGCGCTCAGCAGGCACGCGTAGCAAACGAAAAATCAGTGTCGCCAAACCATTAAACACAAGTACGAAGGGTTTAAGGATGAGTATGCAAACCACTAGAGGCTTTACCAACGCCAAAGCGACGGTCTCTGGCATCGCCATGGCGATGCGTTTTGGCATAAGGTCAGCAAACAGAATAAACAGGCTGGTAACCAAGGTAAAAGAGAGCACAAAGCTCGTTTGCGCCACCCATGTTGCTGGAATCCAATTGCTAAGCATTGCGGCGATATAAGGGGTGAACGCTGATTCCCCGACAATGCCGCCCATAATAGCTACTGCGTTTAGGCCAATTTGCACAACCGTGAAGAAATTACCTGGGTGCGTTTGCAACCCAAGCACCAAAGTCGCTCGTTGATCACCATCGTCTGCAAGTTGCCGTAAACGAATTTTGCGCGCCGCAGCCAATGAGATTTCTGACATCGAAAAAAAGCAGCTGATTAATATCAGCGCCATAATAATGGAGAGGTTTTCAAGTAGACTCATGGAGACTATCCGAATAGAAAAGTGGCGTCATTCTAGCCACAATCGGCGAGAATATTGAGAAAACTTCCACGAAATTATTTTGTCGAGACGATAACCTACCTAACTCTCTTTTAAATACACGCTTTAGGTTGCATTTAATAGCTCCAAAATCAATAAATACACTCTCAGAGAACAGTGATAAAAGAGTCAACGAAAAGGCATCGATTGGTGTAGGCAAGCCGCTCTGCCTTGGCAGAGCAACCTAACGACCAATTTAGAAGAAGTATCGAATACCCATATAAACATCAGAGTTCCACTGATTCTGTAGCTCAATACCTGAAACACTTAAGTCAGAATGATCAAGCTCCAACCGAGTATTAATCCACCATTTACGGTCACTAGTCAGAGGTGCGTTGACGATGAGTTTTGTCGAAAGATTTTCAGTTTCTACACTGCTACCACTTAGTTTTCGGTACTCAGGCCAAATCATCATAAATGCACCACTGCTACCCAAAGGAATAGATGCAGCAAGAGATACATTGACACCATCGACGTCATCTTTTAAACCACCTACATCAAACTGGCCATAAACATAGCTAGCAATCGGAAATAACATAAAGCCTGGTGTGTACTCGTGATTGATCGCACCAACTCCGCCAAGGGCTAATAGATCAGATTTAAGCCCTGAAGCGCGGATGTTGATGTAATCTACGGAAAGACCAGCCCTTGGCATAAAGTTGACACCAGTATCTGCTACTTGGAAATACTGAAATCGTGAAGAACCATATTCAAACCCAAATTCATTGTCACCGTTATCGCCAGTGTTTCCGAATTTAGCCTCGGCCATAAACGCGAACTGATGACCATTGTCATAGCCCCCAGAAACCATAGCCACAGGCATTACGTTGCTGTTACCGCTCACCATAATAGCGGCTTGAGTGTATACATTAGTCAGATCAGAAGGGTCAATATCTTCACCGCTGGCTTCGGCAAAGGTGTAAAACGAGAAAAAGGGATTGACGGCTAATAGAATAAAGAGTTTTTTAATCATTGAAATATCCGGATTAGGAGGCGAAAACGCCTCCTAGAGGTTTGCTTGCTTGTCAGAAGACCGATGTCAGAATTTGCTTGTTCACCATCGGCATTGCGAACCTTGCGATCGCTTGGTGCTTAATGATGAGTCCGGCTTGAAACCGAACTCGATAGGATTAGTTGATCAGGTAGTGAGACATGACACCGATACGTTCTGAAACTTGGTCTGTGACATCACCAAATAGGTCAGCCCTGTCCGCCTTGATGCTGTAGTTTTTGCCGTTGTTTAGCTTGTCGAAGTCAACCATGAAATGGGTGTATGCGTCGCCATATTGATAGCGAACCTGCATTACTTTCTGGTCTAGGTTGTAACCCACCGAATAAATGGTAGCGTAACCGCGCATCACACCTTCGGCATCTGGACGATTTGCCGCATCCAACGGGATTTTGTACGTGACGCTATCTAGTTTTGCTAGGCCATTTACATAACTTGTCGGCTCTTTTAGTTGCGATTTCATGTATTTGTTCCAGATAAATCGCTGAGCTGAGTTGATGTTTCCAGGGATTGGGTATTCACCATCAATCACATCTGTCGTTGTCGGCTTGGCTTGTTCCCAGTTGGCAAGGTGTTCCTTAAATGTTGGGCTGTTTGTCATCACGTCATACTGCTTACCGCGATAGATTTTCCACCCACCATCAAGAAACTCGAGCACGGCAGAATCGCCGCTTTGATCCTGAATTGAATAGTGTCCACGCATTGAGTGACCGTTGTGCTCAAAGCGTTGGATCTCTAGATCATGAATATTTTGCAGCGCTTCCTCTACTGTCGAGTAGTTGTCGAGTAAGTACGCTACAAATACGGCATTGGAGATCTGCTCTGCGCCACTTTCTAAGTCACCGGTTGACTCTTCATCTAAAAACAGGCCATTCGCCGAGAAACCCGCTTCATTAAAACCATCAACAAGGCCAATGCCATACAACGTCATTCCGATAGATGCATATTTAGACGTCCACGTTTTACCATTGTCCGAGTTATGACCTTTGTAGCTTTGACCTGCATGACGAACTTCGATTGTTGGCTGGTTCTCTTCCATCCAATCCATGGTGCGACTGACAAATACACCGTGATCTTCGGTCTCCCAAAGGATGCGAGAGCATGCTTCCGCCGTCGCACTGATTGTTCCTATAGAAATGGCTGCGGCTAGGGCTAACACAGATTTGCTTTTAAGAGTTTTCATCATTTTGCCTACTTAACGTTATTGTCTGGAAATGACTTTAAACAGTTAATCGCAACAGTGAAAATCACATATGTTGTATAATCTACAACATAATTAAGTGTATCGATGGAGAGTACTGGTATGCCGAGAGCGTCATTTGACCAACTGAGTGCCTTTGTGGCGGTTGCTGAACAAGGCTCATTTAGCAAAGCGGCAAGAACGTTAAATAAAGATCGTTCTACTCTGCATCGACAAGTATCAGAACTCGAGATCGATTGGGGAATAGAACTGTTTGAGCGAAGCGGGAAATTCCCTAGATTGACAGAGCAGGGAGCAAGCTTAGTCCGTCCATCTAAGTTCATTATTTATCAAATGAACGCACTAGAGACGGCAACTGATAGCTTGTTTCAGGGTGAACAGACGAGCCTTTCAATCTGTCATGATGCCTCTATTTCAAGCTCAGCGATAAAGAAAATTGATCAAGAAATTCGAAAGCGCCACCCAATGACAACGATTAACTGGCTCTCTCGTTCGCGAGATATCGCTTTGAATCACCTCATCGATGGCAGTGCGGATTTTTCTATCACACTTAATCAAGGAGCGGTTCTCCCAGATACCGGTGTCAGTTTCATTAATCTTGGCTACCCTGCCTTCGATTATTACGTCCACAGAAACTCCCCACTAGCCAAAAGTAAAAACTTATCGTTAGCAGAAGTTCAACTCCATCGGCAGTTTGTGTTGGAGGACTTGCAGCAATCTCAGTTTGGGCAACAAACACTTATATCATCGAAGATTAGCTCGGCAAGCGACCCATCTGTGTTGCTAGATCTATTAGAAACAGAAGGATTTAGTTTGTTACCCAAACACCTTCTCGGAGTTAGAGAGGACGAGTTTGTATCACTAGACGTTGATTTTGCGGTTCAGTCTGGTCACTTTGGCTATGTACTACTTTATCCAGCGAGTGCAATTACAAAACCTCTTCAACAAGATTGTATTGATGCTGTCAGCAACTGGTTTAAACAGGTTTGTGCTCCTGAAAAGGCAAGCTACTAGGGAAAGTGCATACCAAGTTTTAATTAATCCTGAAACGACTTCCAGAAAACCACCTTATCATCACCTGCGTCATAGTAATCAGGTATGACCGCGACTGGCTTATATCCGCACTTGGGATAAAACTCCCTCGTCTTTTCATACTCCGGAAGCCCTGATGTCTCGACTAACAAAATACGAGCCTCTTGGCCCTTAACCTGACTCTCAGCATGTTGCATCATCGCTTTACCGATACCAACACCTTGATAATCAGGCAGTACTGCAATCATGAGCAGGTTCCATGTTCCCTCGGTCATTCTTTCTGGGGAACAAAAAGCAACAGCAACAATGCCCGCCTTCTCATTCTCTGCAACCGTCCAAACTTCTTGAGAGTCACCAGAGAAATACTCGGACGTCATTTCATCGAGATATTCAGAGGGAAACATTTCATTCGCATCTATGATGGATTTAACTGCTGGTAGATCGTTTTGTTGCATTGCACGAAGTTGGCTATCGGTAATCAATTGTCTGGCTCTCATATTTCTTAAGAATTGAGTTAAGAATAGCTTAAGTTGTGTTTGCCAATGAATGGTGTACTTTTACTCAACGTCGAGCTTTTTACGCATTTCTTCAATGATACGTAAAGTATCAATCGTCGCTTTCATTGGATGCTTATCACTCTGGATTTTGTTTTGTCTTAGACACTCCATCGCCTCCGCGATTTGATACTCAAAGCCGGCACCTAAGTGCGGTGCTTCGAATATTTCGGTGTCCTTGTCAGTAACGAGCGTCGCTTTCTCTGCGCCGAAAAAAGGCTCCGCGACTTCGATTCGTCCGTTTTCGCCGAATATAATCATGGTGTTTGGAGTGTTGATATTGAAACTACAAGTAAACGTGGCACTAGCGCCATTTTCATATTCGAGAATCGCCGAGACACTTTCTTCGACTCCCGTTTCCCCTACTTCACCTGTGATTCGCCAGTTTAGAGGCAGTTGATCGAAGACGTAATTAGATAGTGCGATGTTGTAGATACCAATGTCATGCAGTGCTCCTCCTCCCTGCGCGGGGTCAAAGAGGCGGTCACTGTAGTTACGCTCAGCTTTAAAGCAGAAGTTCGATTGGACGAGTTTTATTGGTCCTATTTGCTGCTTCCAGATTTGGATTTGATCCCAGACAGGAAGGAACTTAGACCAAAAAGCCTCCATGATAAATAGGCCTTTCTCGACAGAGACCTCGCGCAGATGCTCAGACTGCTTGGCAGTCATTGTGAGTGCTTTTTCGCACATGACTGGTTTACCGGCATTCAAGCACATCAAGGCTTGCTCATAATGAAAGGCGTGAGGCGTCGCGATGTAGATAGTATCGATATCGGGATCTTGTGTTAACGCTTGATAATCTCCGTAAACAGTCGATATTTGATACTCATCCGCAAACCGCTGGGCCCGCTGTTGGTTTCTGCTTGCTACGGCGTGGATAACAGCGTCTTTGGTAACACTGATCCCTTTAGCAAAATTGTGGGCAATCCTACCCGGCCCTATCACACCCCATTTGATCATGAGCCTCATCCTTTCATATTATTTATTGAGCGTACTGCCAACCTTAGCAATTTGAGTTCTTAACCATTGATGTGCCGTATCCGAATTTCGGCTTGGGTGCCAAACCATACTTAGTCCGTGCACTGAAGCGCCAAATGGCATTGGCAGCGCTTTTACGTTGAGTCCCTGGGAAAATTTGGTGAACGTAG
This is a stretch of genomic DNA from Vibrio maritimus. It encodes these proteins:
- a CDS encoding Gfo/Idh/MocA family protein; translation: MIKWGVIGPGRIAHNFAKGISVTKDAVIHAVASRNQQRAQRFADEYQISTVYGDYQALTQDPDIDTIYIATPHAFHYEQALMCLNAGKPVMCEKALTMTAKQSEHLREVSVEKGLFIMEAFWSKFLPVWDQIQIWKQQIGPIKLVQSNFCFKAERNYSDRLFDPAQGGGALHDIGIYNIALSNYVFDQLPLNWRITGEVGETGVEESVSAILEYENGASATFTCSFNINTPNTMIIFGENGRIEVAEPFFGAEKATLVTDKDTEIFEAPHLGAGFEYQIAEAMECLRQNKIQSDKHPMKATIDTLRIIEEMRKKLDVE
- a CDS encoding aspartate aminotransferase family protein, with protein sequence MSVQNGSKWIEQDSAHCLHPFTNFKALNDKGSRVITRAEGIYIYDEHDNKILDGMAGLWCVNMGYNCEPLIEAATNQLKELPYYNLFFQTTHPPAVELSTLLAEVAPEGMNHVFFTGSGSECNDTVVRMVRHYWTSLGKPNKQTIISRKNAYHGSTMAGASLGGMAFMHAQGGLPLPNITHIDQPYHFGEGQGMDANEFGLERARQLEAKILELGEENVAAFIAEPIQGAGGVIIPPDSYWPEIQRICDKYEILLIADEVICGFGRTGEWFASQTYNIKPDLMCMAKGITSGYLPLGGVMVRDHVAKVLTDADTEFAHGFTYSGHPAACAVAIANIKEMQNRNIINQVREDTAPYFASRWSELLEHPMVGEARSKGLVGAIELVKDKQTHERYHKDLDVGTRCREHCFNSGVVLRAVGDTMICSPPLIITRDEIDEFIEKAKLALDKTLADVSQ
- a CDS encoding NAD(P)/FAD-dependent oxidoreductase, coding for MKVKHTDSYYAASRNQQFDFPKLMGDHVADVCVIGSGITGATAALELANKGFKVIVLEANRVGWGASGRSGGQAIFGWASEQDTLEKLVGKSDARKLWDISVEALALTKSNINKYNIDCDWRDGMVHVGVKPRHDKELKAWYDDLTENYGYESLEMWDQEKTHHHIASQKYTSGMFDSNSGHLHPLNYTLGLVNAAKQAGAEFYEESAVTKIEHGDPATLFTKNGTVKANHVILACNAYMDGLETKLENKVMPVGTYICATEPLGEDVTGALMKDHIAACDINFVLDYFRCSGDHRMLFGGRVSYSGVAPFNLEKAMRGRMVDIFPQLSDAKIDYAWGGNVAITMNRAPHFGRLKPNVYFAQGFSGHGIAATGMAGTLMAECVATTAERFAIFDKIPHMPFPGGRLFKTPALVLAMSYYRVRDIL
- a CDS encoding hemolysin family protein, which translates into the protein MSLLENLSIIMALILISCFFSMSEISLAAARKIRLRQLADDGDQRATLVLGLQTHPGNFFTVVQIGLNAVAIMGGIVGESAFTPYIAAMLSNWIPATWVAQTSFVLSFTLVTSLFILFADLMPKRIAMAMPETVALALVKPLVVCILILKPFVLVFNGLATLIFRLLRVPAERDDDITSDDIYAVMDAGAEAGVLDTNEQQMMESVFQMQSIPITSAMTPREDIAFLSLSDDESMLKRKIADNPHHKFLVCDGQLDAIKGFVNSTELLIRLINEQTLDLKSSSVVQSCPIIPDTLSLSEALEYFKSNRVDFAVVMNEYALVLGVVTFNDLQSAAMGSWVLAEGEEQIVARDEHSWLVDGVTPITDVMRTLQIDELPHSQNYETIAGFMMFMLKKIPRRTDSVVFSGYKFEVVDIDDYKVDQLLVTRVDNKGGEKEFVGSKSS
- a CDS encoding GNAT family N-acetyltransferase, with the translated sequence MRARQLITDSQLRAMQQNDLPAVKSIIDANEMFPSEYLDEMTSEYFSGDSQEVWTVAENEKAGIVAVAFCSPERMTEGTWNLLMIAVLPDYQGVGIGKAMMQHAESQVKGQEARILLVETSGLPEYEKTREFYPKCGYKPVAVIPDYYDAGDDKVVFWKSFQD
- a CDS encoding glutamine synthetase family protein; amino-acid sequence: MEPIQLGHEKLTIERFIEQHPDVTSLDLILFDMNGVVRGKRVPITQLNKVLEQGICLPASVFALDICGETVEETGLGFEKGDGDRICRMVASSLTTTPWQENSAQAIVTMFEPTSNQPFFADPRHVLEVQLEKFASKGLKPCIAVELEFYLQDLEPDEAGNPQPPLMPISGERMTQTQVYSLEELDEFKAFLDEIISACEEQNIPAENITAEYAPGQFEVNLKHTDDVLLACDQAMLLKRVVRAVAKKHGFYANFMAKPYTEYAGNGCHVHISLRDETGTNVFGEDESVLLNAIAGVLAHLEDSMAIFAPNANSYRRLQPNMFVPLHATWGWDNRTVAVRVPASGQSDKRIEHRLSGADVNPYLTVAVLLASILDGIENKLTPPEPIEGDATLLELPMLPISWDMSLHEFANSQFMKRSFGEEFCKVYLANKKHEQARFSAQVSPLEYQWYK
- a CDS encoding LysR family transcriptional regulator, whose amino-acid sequence is MPRASFDQLSAFVAVAEQGSFSKAARTLNKDRSTLHRQVSELEIDWGIELFERSGKFPRLTEQGASLVRPSKFIIYQMNALETATDSLFQGEQTSLSICHDASISSSAIKKIDQEIRKRHPMTTINWLSRSRDIALNHLIDGSADFSITLNQGAVLPDTGVSFINLGYPAFDYYVHRNSPLAKSKNLSLAEVQLHRQFVLEDLQQSQFGQQTLISSKISSASDPSVLLDLLETEGFSLLPKHLLGVREDEFVSLDVDFAVQSGHFGYVLLYPASAITKPLQQDCIDAVSNWFKQVCAPEKASY
- a CDS encoding glutamine synthetase family protein is translated as METIRKWIEENRITEVECLIPDITGNARGKIMPAKKFLREGGMRLPEVVFFQTVTGDWPDDESMIDLTEKDMTLEPDQNTIRFVPWTKEPTAQVIHDCYTVEGNPVDISPRAVLRRVLSLYEKEGWHPVVAPELEFFLVQKNLDWDYPLEPPIGRNGRPETARQSFSIDAVNEFDPIFEDMYDYCEAQGLDVDTLVHESGAAQMELNFDHGEPLDRADQVFLFKRTVREAALRHDVYATFMAKPMEDEPGSAMHIHQSLVDDKGKNLFANEDGSNSELFMNYIGGMQKYTPAAIAFFAPNVNSYRRLVFGDSAPTNVAWGEDNRTVGLRVPVSDRDSRRLENRYAGADANPYLAMALTLACGYLGMKEKLTPTEKSTGDMTTEPYSLPHNLEDALVLLENSDELREILGDRFVSAYVAIKRKEYKTFFQVISSWEREFLLLNV
- a CDS encoding linear amide C-N hydrolase, which codes for MKTLKSKSVLALAAAISIGTISATAEACSRILWETEDHGVFVSRTMDWMEENQPTIEVRHAGQSYKGHNSDNGKTWTSKYASIGMTLYGIGLVDGFNEAGFSANGLFLDEESTGDLESGAEQISNAVFVAYLLDNYSTVEEALQNIHDLEIQRFEHNGHSMRGHYSIQDQSGDSAVLEFLDGGWKIYRGKQYDVMTNSPTFKEHLANWEQAKPTTTDVIDGEYPIPGNINSAQRFIWNKYMKSQLKEPTSYVNGLAKLDSVTYKIPLDAANRPDAEGVMRGYATIYSVGYNLDQKVMQVRYQYGDAYTHFMVDFDKLNNGKNYSIKADRADLFGDVTDQVSERIGVMSHYLIN